In Oenanthe melanoleuca isolate GR-GAL-2019-014 chromosome 10, OMel1.0, whole genome shotgun sequence, a single window of DNA contains:
- the FES gene encoding tyrosine-protein kinase Fes/Fps isoform X5 — protein MGFGPELWCPQGHSALLRLQDGELQLLELMKKWMSQRAKSDREYAGMLHHMFSQLEKQESAWQLHGDRGSQVEKSWWVLVSRTEALSRTLRRHAEALAAGPLAKLGLLIRDKQQLRKAFSEQWQQLSQDYGRTTQQEMEKLKAQYRSLARDSAQAKRKYQEASKDKERDKAKEKYVRSLWKLYALHNQYVLAVQAAALHHQHHYQRVLPSLHQSLYGLQQEMVLILKEILREYCSISSLVQEDMLAVHQEIASAIQAIDPATEYSSFIQSHQYESEVPPAVSFDESLLEDTENLVPGELQLNELTLESVQHCLTSVEEELVAATEAVSIKEQQMQELKAEIQDEEQGRSPAERVHLLGRRQGLHAARQQLEGCLCAQAKLQAQRDLLASKLAELGTREPLPALPLPEDRQSVSSTEQERSGASALETLKNHITGIFSPKYSLPPPVPLIPDVQKPLCQQVWYHGAIPRSEVQELLTCSGDFLVRESQGKQEYVLSVLWDGQPRHFIIQAVNDMFRLEGDCFPTIPLLIQHLLQSQQPITRKSGIVLARAVPKDKWVLNHEDVLLGERIGRGNFGEVFSGRLRADNTPVAVKSCRETLPPELKAKFLQEARILKQYRHPNIVRLIGVCTQKQPIYIVMELVQGGDFLTFLRSEGPHLRVKELVKMTENAAAGMEYLESKHCIHRDLAARNCLVTERNTLKISDFGMSREEEDGIYASTGGMKQIPVKWTAPEALNYGRYSSESDVWSFGILLWEAFSLGAVPYANLSNQQTREAVEQGVRLEPPELCPEEVYQLMKRCWEYEPRKRPSFSTIHQELTTIRKRHR, from the exons atgggCTTTGGGCCAGAGCTGTGGTGCCCGCAGGGGCACAGTGCACTGCTGCGGCTGCAGGAcggggagctgcagctcctggagctgatgAAGAAGTGGATGTCACAGCGGGCCAAGAGTGACCGGGAGTACGCAGGGATGCTGCACCACATGTtctcccagctggaaaagcaggagagcGCTTGGCAGCTCCACGGCGACCGAGGCAGCCAGGTTGAGAAG TCCTGGTGGGTGCTGGTGAGCCGGACGGAGGCGCTGAGCCGGACGCTGCGGCGGCACGCGGAGGCGCTGGCGGCGGGGCCGCTGGCCAAGCTCGGCCTGCTGATCCGAGACAAGCAGCAGCTGCGCAAGGCCTTCAGcgagcagtggcagcagctcagccaggacTACGGCCGG ACCAcgcagcaggagatggagaagcTGAAGGCGCAGTACCGCAGCCTGGCTCGGGACAGCGCCCAGGCCAAACGCAAGTACCAGGAGGCCAGCAAAG ACAAGGAGCGGGACAAGGCGAAGGAGAAGTATGTGCGCAGCCTCTGGAAGCTCTATGCCCTGCACAACCAGTatgtgctggctgtgcaggcagctgcactGCACCACCAGCACCACTACCAGCGCgtgctgcccagcctgcaccaGTCCCTCTACGgtctgcagcaggagatggtCCTCATCCT AAAGGAGATCCTCAGAGAGTactgcagcatcagcagcctGGTACAGGAGGATATGTTGGCTGTGCACCAGGAGATTGCCAGTGCCATCCAGGCCATCGACCCTGCCACTGAGTACAGCAGCTTCATCCAGAGCCACCA GTACGAATCTGAGGTGCCCCCAGCTGTGTCCTTTGATGAGAGCCTGCTGGAGGACACGGAAAACCTGGTGCCGGGGGAGCTGCAGCTTAATGAGCTGACCCTTGAAAGTGTCCAGCACTG CCTGACATCGgtggaggaggagctggtggcCGCCACAGAGGCTGTGAGTATCAAGGAGCAGCAGATGCAGGAGCTGAAGGCAGAGATCCAGGACGAGGAGCAGGGCCGGAGCCCCGCGGAGCG GGTGCACCTGCTGGGACGGCGGCAGGGGCTGCACGCGGCGCGGCAGCAGCTCGAGGGCTGCCTCTGTGCCCAGGCCAAGCTGCAGGCGCAGCGGGACCTGCTGGCCAGCAAGCTGGCGGAGCTGGGCACCAGGGAGCCCCTGCCCGCCCTGCCTCTGCCCGAGGATCGGCAGTCCGTCTCCTCCACG GAGcaggagcggagcggggccAGCGCCCTGGAGACCCTCAAGAACCACATCACGGGCATCTTCAGCCCAAAGTACTCA CTGCCACCCCCCGTGCCCCTAATCCCCGACGTGCAGAAGCCGCTGTGCCAGCAGGTCTGGTACCACGGGGCCATCCCACGCTCggaggtgcaggagctgctgaccTGCAGCGGGGATTTCCTGGTGCGGGAGAGCCAGGGCAAGCAGGAGTACGTGCTCAGCGTGCTGTGGGACGGGCAGCCCCGGCACTTCATCATCCAGGCTGTCAAT GACATGTTCCGGCTGGAGGGCGACTGCTTCCCCACCATCCCGCTGCTCatccagcacctcctgcagagccagcagcccaTCACCCGCAAGAGTGGCATTGTCttggccagggctgtgcccaag GACAAATGGGTGCTCAATCACgaggatgtgctgctgggggaACGCATTGGCCGG GGTAACTTTGGGGAGGTGTTCAGCGGACGCCTGCGTGCTGACAACACCCCTGTTGCTGTGAAATCCTGCCGGGAAACCCTTCCTCCTGAGCTCAAGGCCAAGTTCCTGCAGGAAGCCAG GATTCTCAAGCAGTACAGGCACCCCAACATCGTGCGGCTCATCGGTGTCTGCACGCAGAAACAGCCCATTTACATTGTCATGGAGCTGGTGCAGG GGGGGGACTTCCTGACCTTCCTGCGCAGTGAGGGTCCCCACCTCCGCGTGAAGGAGCTGGTCAAGATGACGGagaatgctgctgctggcatggaGTACCTGGAGAGCAAGCACTGCATCCACAG GGACCTGGCTGCTCGCAACTGCCTGGTGACGGAGAGGAACACCCTGAAGATCAGTGATTTTGGGATGTCacgggaggaggaggatggcaTCTATGCCTCCACAGGGGGCATGAAGCAAATCCCTGTCAAGTGGACGGCCCCTGAAGCACTCAATTATG gccGATACAGCTCAGAGAGTGATGTCTGGAGCTTTGGGATCCTGCTGTGGGAAGCCTTCAGCCTGGGTGCCGTGCCCTATGCCAACCTCAGCAACCAGCAGACGCGGGAGGCAGTGGAGCAGG GTGTGCGGCTGGAGCCTCCCGAGCTGTGCCCTGAGGAGGTGTACCAGCTGATGAAGCGCTGCTGGGAGTACGAGCCCCGCAAGCGGCCCAGCTTCAGCACCATCCACCAGGAGCTCACTACCATCCGCAAGAGGCACCGGTGA